The genomic interval TTACTTGTTCACGTTTCCATTCTTTTAATAATTGAATCGTAATTTCATCAATATCTAACCATCTATATGACTCTCTTGTCTTTGGTGGTTGAAGAATATGCTTATTATTAACTTTAGCTAATGTCTTTTGTACATATAAATCTTTTGATTTGAAGTTAATATCAGACCAGTGCAAAGCTAATACTTCTCCTTTACGCATACCTGTGAAAGCAAGTAGACGAAATAGGCAAGTAGTTTGTAATTTGTTTTCTTGATCCAGGTATTGCATAAATAATTTTAGTTCTTCTTTAGTGAGAAAATTTCTATCCTTTTCGATAAATACTTTATTCTCTTTTCGACTAGGTAAAGTAATATACTCCATAGGATTACTGTCAATTAACTCTAGCTTCATGGCATAGTTGAAAACAAGTCTTGCTTGTATAACATAGTCATTAAACGCCTTCATTTCATTCGCCCATTCATTGACTACAGTTTGACAATAAACACGAGAAATCTCTTTGATAGGCATTCTTCCAAACTTCGGCAAGATGCGTTTATTAAACTTACTTTCTTTACTAGCTAGTGTAGTACCTCTTATTTCATTCTTATGGTTTTCTAACCATA from Macrococcus armenti carries:
- a CDS encoding tyrosine-type recombinase/integrase; this encodes MTKIKKVTLKSGESRYKFNVYLGVDKVTGKKKRTSRSYKTLREAQIELRKLQLMGLEKATQTINKYTYKDVYLLWLENHKNEIRGTTLASKESKFNKRILPKFGRMPIKEISRVYCQTVVNEWANEMKAFNDYVIQARLVFNYAMKLELIDSNPMEYITLPSRKENKVFIEKDRNFLTKEELKLFMQYLDQENKLQTTCLFRLLAFTGMRKGEVLALHWSDINFKSKDLYVQKTLAKVNNKHILQPPKTRESYRWLDIDEITIQLLKEWKREQVNQYKEYGFEVAKDKDQPIFATYHTRLNQMKYMRVSTPNDKLEAFFNRHKDLHKIHVHGFRHTHASLLFESGAKLKDVQSRLGHSDIKTTMDIYTHITQSSREKLAEDFHKYIDF